A genomic window from Nicotiana sylvestris chromosome 11, ASM39365v2, whole genome shotgun sequence includes:
- the LOC104231276 gene encoding sterol 14-demethylase: protein MELGDNKILNVGLLLVVTLVVAKLISALIMPRSKKRLPPVIKSWPILGGLLRFLKGPVVMLREEYPKLGSVFTLNLLNKNITFFIGPEVSAHFFKAPETDLSQQEVYQFNVPTFGPGVVFDVDYTIRQEQFRFFTEALRVNKLKGYVDQMVMEAEEYFSKWGDSGEVDLKYELEHLIILTASRCLLGEEVRNKLFEDVSALFHDLDNGMLPISVIFPYLPIPAHRRRDNARKKLAEIFANIIDSRKRTGKAESDMLQCFIDSKYKDGRATTDSEITGLLIAALFAGQHTSSITSTWTGAYLLCNNKYMSAVVDEQKNLMKKHGNKVDHDILSEMEVLYRCIKEALRLHPPLIMLLRSSHSDFTVKTREGKEYDIPKGHIVATSPAFANRLPHVYKNPDTYDPDRFTPGRDEDKVAGAFSYISFGGGRHGCLGEPFAYLQIKAIWSHLLRNFEFELISPFPEIDWNAMVVGVKGKVMVKYKRRKLSNE from the exons ATGGAGTTAGGGGATAACAAGATTTTGAACGTAGGGCTGCTGCTAGTAGTGACCCTAGTGGTAGCCAAACTCATATCAGCATTAATTATGCCCAGATCTAAGAAGCGGCTGCCTCCAGTGATCAAATCCTGGCCAATTCTCGGTGGGTTGCTTCGATTCCTCAAAGGCCCAGTGGTTATGCTGAGGGAGGAGTACCCTAAGCTTGGTAGTGTGTTCACTCTGAATCTGCTGAACAAGAACATCACGTTCTTCATCGGCCCAGAAGTGTCGGCCCATTTCTTTAAGGCTCCAGAAACCGATCTCAGCCAACAAGAGGTTTATCAGTTCAATGTGCCTACTTTTGGCCCTGGTGTGGTTTTTGATGTTGATTATACTATTAGGCAAGAACAATTCAGGTTCTTTACTGAGGCTTTGAGGGTAAATAAGTTGAAGGGATATGTGGATCAGATGGTTATGGAAGCTGAG GagtacttctcaaaatggggTGATAGTGGTGAAGTGGACTTGAAGTATGAACTGGAGCATCTTATCATACTGACAGCTAGTAGATGTCTGTTGGGAGAAGAGGTTCGCAATAAACTCTTCGAGGATGTGTCTGCTCTCTTCCATGACTTGGACAATGGGATGCTCCCTATCAGTGTAATCTTTCCGTACCTCCCCATTCCAGCCCATCGCCGTCGTGACAATGCACGCAAGAAGCTCGCGGAGATCTTTGCAAACATCATAGATTCTCGAAAACGTACAGGCAAGGCAGAGTCTGATATGTTACAATGCTTCATTGACTCCAAGTACAAAGATGGACGGGCAACAACAGATTCTGAGATCACTGGTCTTCTGATTGCTGCTCTTTTCGCTGGGCAGCACACCAGTTCTATCACCTCCACTTGGACAGGGGCATACCTCCTTTGCAACAACAAGTACATGTCTGCCGTCGTAGATGAACAGAAGAATCTGATGAAGAAACATGGGAATAAGGTCGATCATGACATCCTTTCCGAGATGGAAGTCCTCTACAGATGCATAAAGGAAGCCCTGAGACTCCATCCTCCACTGATAATGCTTCTACGTAGTTCGCATAGTGATTTCACTGTTAAAACCCGGGAAGGAAAAGAGTATGACATTCCTAAGGGTCATATCGTTGCGACATCACCTGCTTTTGCAAACAGGCTGCCACATGTCTACAAGAACCCAGATACCTATGACCCTGATAGGTTTACTCCTGGTCGAGATGAAGACAAGGTAGCAGGAGCGTTCTCGTATATTTCTTTTGGTGGAGGCAGGCATGGTTGTCTTGGGGAACCATTTGCTTATCTGCAGATAAAAGCAATATGGAGCCACTTGCTGAGAAATTTTGAGTTCGAATTGATCTCGCCTTTCCCTGAAATTGACTGGAATGCAATGGTTGTCGGTGTCAAAGGCAAAGTAATGGTGAAGTACAAGCGCCGGAAGCTCTCTAACGAATAA